ACTGGATAGTGCAAAGTAAAAGTAGTCTGGTAACTTACATTATTTGTACAAAACTAAAGTAACTCATGCTCCTTCGTTGAAAACTCATGTGTGCACTCAGACCACACAGATGTTCATGGAGCTTGCTGAAGCATGCACTGCTACAGTTTGTCCAGCAAAGCATGGCTTCATAGTGCAGCAGCCCCTGGTAATTGGGACATTATCATAATACTGTAGCTTGAACTTTGACCCACAGATGGCATTGCTCCTACAACATCATCATTATGTTGCTCCAGGACCATCACTGCAACTGAACGGAAAAAAGACTCACATCCAAGTTATCCTTTCTGATGTGCTTAATGTTGTGAAAGGGtctattttaacccaaaccgtGATCTTTTCCTCAACCTTACCAGGTAGTTTTGTCAGTAATGCACTGTTAAGTTCCACAACCAGTCTGGGTGAAGTCCTGTGCTGAACCCATTCACCCACCATGACCTGTTTCTCATGCGGACTTGGTTGGTTTTTCGTGAGCTGCAATGATCGTCCTGGAGCAACATTAATTATGACAACACCAACACTGTTGGTAAACCAACTACAGTGCATGTTAGTATTAGTACTGGAAGGCTGCACTAGTTTTAAGGGAGTCTTCAGACCAACATGCCTCTGGATGCAATTGGATAGACCTAGAACCAATCAGAATAAGGAGAAGTGATGTAGCACTGAGCAATGGAAAAATGTCTAGAGTACAACTTGCAGAGATGAGCTGTGATGAGTTAGCATCGACAGGTGAGAGAACAAACAGGCATACTTTCAGATTTTGgtgtctgaatgacaaacagGTAGAAAACGTTTTGGACTTGGTCCAGTAGATCATCTGGCAACTGTGCCCATCAAAGCatgtccactaaaagtgcttgTTCTTGCCGCTGACAGGAtaagattgttattctaagGGTCTGACAACActatggaaaggatccctacagaggCACACCTTATTGAATAACATCTGCTTTGTTTAACCAGATACAAACAATATTGCTCTCCTCAAAGCCTCCAAACTCACCAACACAAAACTCACCAAAGCCATCTTGGTTAGTcttgttccaacaatcaccaactttggtttggttgaaataaacctttCATAATAAACCTTTAATTCACCAAatcagatgtgaaaatattctggatCTGCAGCTATTTGTCCCCACTGTATCCCTGTTGGCCTGCATTGTTGATGATCTTGGTTGTTTTGCATCAAAGCCACCCCCAATACAGAGTGATGTGCCTGGCAGGGATAGCCTGAATCAGCATTGTCTGTGTACTCTTATGGCAAGGGCTTGCATTACAGCTTTACATACATGTCAAGATGTAATGCAACTCAGGTACCACTTCTGATAAGGGACCTGGTCCCTTAATAAAGGGCTGACAAGTTATAAGTAATGGACTTCTCAATGCCAATAAATCATCAATATATAGCATGTAGTAATTAGCAGCTAATGTTAAGTCTTTCACTATTACACTAGCCATGTATTAGCCACAATAACAGCAACTGCTACAGAGTAACATAAAACAGGGAAGAAGCCATCCGTTTGctttatgaaaacatttatttcaaaactTCTTTACATTTATATGAAGTAACAGTTCCAACAATTAGGCACCTAGTGAAAACTTAACATAAGTTAAATACAACATTGGTTCCAAACAAGTCGGGACGCTGtgagaaacaaataaaacagaatgtgataatttgctagTCTTTTTGATATACActtaattaaaaacagcacatagACAATCTCACCCCACCACTCCAATGTCATACTGAAATTTGCGGATGACACAACAGGGTGGGCCTCATTTCCGGGGGCGATGAGACATACAGGGAGGAGATCCAGAGGCTCGCAGCCTGGTGCTCAGCAAGTAACCTCCTGCTGAACGCCAGCAAAACTAAGGAAATGGTGATGgactggaggaagaagagagatgaCCCTGGTCCACTACAGATAGAGGGCGTCTGTGTGGACAGAGTCTCCTCTTTCAAGTTTCTTGGGGTGCATGTGACTGACAACCTAACGTGGTCCACCAACACATCAGCGGCGGTTGGAAAGGCCCAGCAGAGGCTGCACTTCTTAAGGCTGCTAAAAAATGTGACCTGGATGTGCACCTGCTGCGCACCTGCTATCGTATCACTATAGAGAGTGTGTTGACATACTGCCTCACTATATGATATCCACGTTGCACAGCCAAGGACAGGAAAGCCCTGCAAGGGGtcattaaaacagcacagagagtcATCAGCTGCCCTCTGACCTCCTTGGAAGAGCTGACAAACATGCGAGGGCTGAACAGGGCCAAGAAGATCCTGTCTGACTCATCTCACCCAGGCCATAGGCTCTTCAACCTCCTGCCCTCCGGAATGTGATACAGGCTAATGAGGAGCAGGACAAACCGGCTTAGAAGCACCTTCTATCCATGGGCAATCAGACTTCTGAACGCTTAACACCCTCAGCtgatcacaagcgaggatggagagaggttcaacactttgtgaacacatgactgtataaaggacTTTAATAAATGGCTACATTACTGGTTCTATTCAAaaagttgaaatgaaaaaaagtctTAGTGTAAATATTTGTAATGAACTATTAGTCCCCTCATTCTTCTTCatgttatttcagtgtgttaatGGATCATTTTTCCAAAAAGTCTTCGACCAATTTGTTGAATTCATCAGCATACTTCAGGTGGAGATTGTGTTTACCCTCTGGTATCAGGTGTAATCTAGATTTGGGACAAAAAGGGGATATAAACATGTCACGTGCCACTTCCTCATTCTGAGGTAACTGTAATattgtttaaatgtgtgtgtatgagtgtgcgGTCTCACCGTGATCCCTTTATGTATTTAAGGAGGTACTGTGCGTGGAAGTTGGGCACCATGGGGTCTCTCTCTCCATGGATGATGAGGGTTGGACTGCTGATTAGGGGTAGAAACTCCACGCAGATACTCCCTGATCAGAGGACATTAAACAATTTGACTTCACtcttttcagaatcagaatcggctTCATTGTCCaagtatgtgtacacacacaaggAATTAGAACTGCACAGACAGGATTTCATTCCCATAGGCTCCTTCTCTATGTAACTAGTAGATATCTTGTGGCAGAAATAAATATCTTCCATCTTAAATTCCATCAGTCTTGTGTGTCTTAATACACATCACCTGGGTAAAAAACTGCAAACTCACAGTATTTATACATACAGCATATTACCAATACTTTTCCACCATCATGAATGTAACTACTTCCTTTATGATTGCATCACAATTCCCAAACATTTCTCTTCCATCTCTCGATGTCCTTGTTTCTAGTGTTTCAGTTTTATCTTGCTCAACTTCACTTGTGCAATGAGTCTGTAACAACATGAATGCAGTACCTTCTGGTCTTTTTGCAAATTGTGCCACTCCATCTACCCAGGCCTCCCAGATTTTAGGAAAGACTTGTGCTCCGTACAACTCCTCCATGGGCTTTCTCATCTTCACACTCCAATTGGAAACGTCACGGACCACTACAGAAacccatgaaaacacaatgacatgCACAATACACCATGCGCAGTTCACAACATTTGGGACTACACTGGCAGCTACCCAGGACAAGAATTAATAACAGGAGCAGGAGTACCATTGTAAAGCTCGAGGTCATGCTGAGAGATAAAGGCGTTGGCTCCCCATACGACCAGCTTTCTGATCAGGTCGGGGTTCTTCGCTGCTGCAATGAGAGCTGTGATTCCTCCATCACTCCACCCCAGCAGAGAGAACTTGCTAAAGCCCAAAGCCTGCCAATAAAATGGACAACACTGTACATCACTAACAGTGTCTATTGTCTCAAATGCACAAAATAGTGACCATATGGAGATGAATCAGCTTCCACTCTTCTAATCGTAAAATCAGGTGATCAAAGCACATATTTGGTGAAGGTGAATCACATCCTGTGTCAAATTACAGTGAACAATGGAGGCCCAAGGgtcaaaaaacacagatgtgaaaaactgtgtgcatgGATTGCTAAACCAAGAGTACTGAATAATAAACTGTGCAGTCAATTCAGCAATAGGGTTAATTATCAGTGTCCAAAAATAAAAGCTGGTATGTggtatttgtggttttgttctttgacatttgaagagaaacactgtgcttgcttattttcagtcttttaagTGCATCATAAAAGATATTATAATGTTTTCACTATTGTTATGAAAGCAGTTAACTGAGCAGACAATTTATCAATCCATGATCTCAGATTTACACACCTACGTTCTTCTTAGTAAACTATGTTATTCAGATTAGTAATAACTGGCTGATCAACATGCAGATTAGACCTTCATCAGATCTACTGCATCCTTTGCATCCCTCTCAAAGAAGTCGAGGGGGAAGTCTCTGTCTGGGGGTCGGGACTGTCCGTAACCACGGGGATCCCAGCCAACTATAGTGAAGCGTTCCTTATTCAAAGACTTCAGCTGAGGTCCAAAATCTGTCCGAGTGCTTCCTGTAGTGGAAGAGACCAAAATGGTTCTCACAAGCTAAGAGGACATACGCTTCTAGGACATGTGACAGAGAGACTTCTCTGCCACTAAGAGGTGTGTTGTTGAACTTACCTAAAGCACCAGGAAGCAACAGCAAGGCGTGTTTCCCCCTGCCTGTCTGCTCATAGTACAGATCCACTCCATTAACATGCTGCCTGCCTGAGGACACTGACGAGCTGCAGGGAAACaaagtgagagtgtgtgagtaaTGGTCATGGTGATGCAAAAGACTAGAATAGCTGTGTCTCATGAAAAACACTGGCTTTCATTTGACAGTCgcagtaaaacaaaatatgacaaaatgacTATTTCTAACAGTTACGCCCACCTTATACTATACATATCTgtgcagagaggacacagaggtggAGACGACTTGCCTACTCAAAGATCCACGCTTACTAAATGATGACAAAAGTCTAAAGCAGGACTTCTCAAAGTCTGGACCTTAGCCTGCATCCAGACCGAACGGCAAGTTAATCCGGACCCAGGCCAAAGTGTCAGCATCCAGGCCGTGGGTCCCATCCAGCCCACCACACTCCTATGTGGCCAGCAGAGTATTAATAAATTCAGAAAATCCATGTATCTAGTGTTAATCTCTGGTAGAAAAGATGCAGTCCGTGCTGAGAGTGATTGTCGATCAGCCTACCAACCTCTGGCAACGAGCCACAAAGTTCAGTTTTCATCTGTCCTACGGATAGTCATGGACAATCACAAAGCTTGTCTATTAGATACAAGAGGCGTcatttgggtttatttttgttggccaactgttgtattgagtctcaaactgagcaGTTTTGTgtgcttcctgggatcctgaagaggagttttttctgtttgtttttagttgAGATGAGGACTGAGATGAGTCActggtagttgaactgtgggttctgtactgagcactgactgcctggTCTTTTCTAGTCCAGTATCttgttatcattatggatttttcTATGTTTCTGTTCACATTGGTAAAGACTCATAAAAGTAACATTAATTCGGTAAGAAAGTGAAATGATTAAACAATAAGGTAAGGTAAATTAGGCTTTTTTTAAGTCTGGTCCCCACAGAAAAATGTTGGCCCAGTCAGAAGAGATGTGACATTAACTGACTGATGAAACATTATTTTACTAACACCAAACGTCCTGGAGCTCTGAcataaaaatcagatgcagacctttgagtAATATGCTTGAGAACCTAGTCTAGAGTAACATCTCAGCCATTTTAAGgcatgaagggatttttttcatggaaaaaaaaaaaaaatcaaaatatataGTTTTGATgaacaccaacaaacacacaaacattcttGTAATTTTGATCAAATCCTAATGTATGGCGTTATTGTGTTCTTGTTCTCTGCTCTAGGTTGTGCATTGTTACAGCTATTTTGCCTGGATCCACATTAATCATAACGATATTCTGTCTTTTAGTTCTGCACATGCAGCGTGCAGCGGTTTCACAGTTTGCACCTCCAGGTCATTTTGACCTGCTCTTAAAAATTTCCCATGCTGTGAGGAAGGCCTCTCACCTGATACACAGCAGGAGACTGAATCACAATTCTTTCCAAAAGCGAATTTAACCATaaacaaatatttcaacaacatTACTTAGCGCATGCTGCCTGGACATACTACGTCATCTAGTGGAACTAAAACAAGCCTtatcgatttttttttttttttttttgcacaataGACAAGCACGTGATTAGAAGCAGGgcagtcatttcctgttttctgcctGCAGCGCTTCCTGGTTAAAGTCTACATTTGAAGAAATGTGCACAtaagcatgcaaacacagtcaacacacaGTAAACAGTTACCAGTATGGCTGGATGGCTGACATCGCCCTCTTAATGTCAGTTCTGCATTTAAAGAAACGTCCTCCGAGTAAAAACAACGCCATTCCTCAGAGAAAGGGTCCAGCTGTGGTCCTGCCCCGAGTTCTGTGAGCCAATGAGGGAGCAGGGCGTTCCGCTGCTCCTTAACTTATATCAAGTAAGATTAAGCTACGTAAACTTTCACCTGAGCGGTCCACGAATATCTGTTTCTGAAAAACAGTCAGGCGAGATACAAACAATCCAGTTGCTAGATCTTCACTAAAATTCAATGTCAGAGGCCTAATGCAAAAGTTAGTTTCTACTGTCTTAAGCTTCCGTCACTACGAGCAATCACTCAGCTAGAAGTCACCACTTAGCTTAACACGGCTAAACGATAAATCGAAACTGCTTTCTTGTACGTGTCTCAACCATGTGGGGGAGACCGAAGCGAAGAAGCAAAGCCCCAAAGCTGACGTTGGTATTTTATGGCATAAAATATTACAATAACGCTGGCAATGTATTCATATTTGTATTCAGAATAGACGCTGTATAGTTTATTTACAGATCCGGTTGCTAGGCTATTAGCTTACTACTATCATTTCCCATTGAAGTTAGCCAAacctagctagctaacgttagcttgcaGTTTACTGCATGTAGTGGCTCATTAGCCGTCAAcgttttttttccaataaacGATGTTCTAGTAAACTTACGACGCGTGATCAGCCGTTGTTGCCATCTAAGTGTCATGGGAAGTTGCAGCAGGCAGGTCCATATGTTGCTAAAAGTTGATAAATGATGACTCTACTCTTCTTTTGGTGTTTGACTGGCGATTGGCAGTTGCCGGCGCATTACCGCCACCTACCGGGCCGGAGTGGGGAACAGTATTCTGACAGACAAACGTTCTCAGTATCAGCGCTGTTTTTTCCAGGTTCTTAATCAGGTGACTATAAATATTCCCCATGACACATCTCCCGGGAAGTTCCCTATAGTGACATTTAGCGTCTTCTTAATGCTGAtgttcctcctttcctcctcatAGACTCATTCATACATTCCAGCAGCACTATGCTGAACAGGTTCATCTCCCAGCTGggtgtttacatttttatgattATGTCCAGTATGTCCCATTCTGAGGTGAGTAATTGCTGCCTCTTCCTTTTGATTCCTGTCCAGCATCCTTCCTGAACCCATGTTTCTGGATATAAAGATATATTCCTGTGTCATTTATGTCCCTGTATTCTTGCCATACTTTTTGCATTTATctctttgtgatgttttgccCTCAGCTTTATTCAGGGAAGATTTCACAGTTACTGTCTGTAATTTGAGTTGTTCTTTGGCCAGTATATCAACATCCTCATTAATGTGTACTCCTGCATGGACAAGAACCTAAACAAAGCAAATGGTCATCGTGCAGTCTGTATAATAGATGGTGAATTTCAAAAAGAAGGTCTTGTCCACATGATTTAATGCTTGTGGGTGcgtcatttttgttgttttcttgttacCATTtcaaggtattttttttttgattagCAGGCCTTCCTTCCACAAACTATCAAGTGCTTTTTCTACTGCAAAAAAAGCTACCACTCTCTCCTTATTGGTTTGGGCTTATTTCTGACTCATAAGAATAGATAGACAGAGTAAGATAGAGTCCGTTGTAATTCTTACTTTACAATACCTGCtttgaaaaggggaaaaatggTCTCTCCTTTCTCCCTAATTGTGATGTAAGTGCTACTGGTATATAGTTTGAGGGGTCTAAAGGGTCTCTACAGGGTTTCAAAACTGGCACAATGATTGACAGTTTCCATGCAACTGGAATTTTTCCTGTGCTCCAAACTTTATTAAACAACCTTTTCATTGCAATGAGTGCGCTGTCTTCCATATGGACTAACATACTGTAACAATTGTAACAATTGTCATCTTTCCCTGGTGTTTAAAATGACCCTCTTGAACTTACACCTGGACTCAGCTCTTTCTGATCCATCACTTCCTTCTGCCATCTTCTGTCCATTCACTGCCGGTTGTGTCACTGCCAATCCTGTGTTCACCGTCCATAAAATTTCCAAGTGTCATGCCACCgagcaagaaaaataaacttataAACTTGTTGGTTCTgactctctgtgtctcccagGATAGATGGATGACACGGGGTCAGCCTTCAACATAACTTTTGTGTCAAAATTTTAAAATGGTGCACTGGAAAATGACTTCTGTAAAGTATCAGTATCCTTTGGTAACACATGAAAGCTCACCATTTCTTCTTTAGCAGCTTCACAACTGAAAACTATTGGCATCATtttgaaaatagtgaaacaTAGCTTGCAAAAAAGCGCAATCTACTTGTGTTATTCGGTGCTTGGAAGTTAGCGTTGCTCTGGTTCCCTCAACCAAACATGTTCCTTTGTATTTTGGATTACTGCAGAAAATAAGCTCTGTGGCAAAAAGTTTAGGATAATTACACGTTTTGTCCCAACATGGAAACATGAGGGAGACCAGACTGTTCACATCACCAACTCACAGCTGTGAGACAGGGGTAACGTCACCTGTCACGACAGTACCCCGTGGACCAGAGCGTGCTCACTTAATGTTCATTCTGGTGACTTTAGCAGTTTGCTAGCTAACTTGATGCTGCGTGCAAATTTTATTCACACCTCCTCTCTTAAACATCAGCTAGTCAACttgcaaacataaacacagtttaaatgtttgcatttaTCACCAGCGTAAGCATAGCTTTACTCATAGGAGTAGCTTGACACAACTTTATGATGTATTTATTGGTGTTTTTAGATCAATATTACTGCTGGATTAATGTGTAtatattttactgctgtaggtGTTTATGGTCCAGCTAATTTATCGACTTTATATACTGTAGTTTAAGCTACAGCAATGTGTCATATCctttaatatataatataataataatgattgtAGCATCACTGTCACATTACCACATATCTCTAAAAACTCACTTTTCAtaaactcagaaaaaaaagtcctgttttcacctttattgcattttccagttttttaaatgtttgtttatttaacaaCACATTTTCACTCCCAAGTCGTCACTTATGGCCACTTGTTTCAGGACCCCCTTTGTGTCACTTTTCAAGGCAGTGAGTAcccctttagcatcatttttcaatgtCCAGGGCTCTGcagtcaagttagcaataataaatatgcaacatctGGACAGCAATGTGaggcaacacacaaacatgtcgaTTTAAATactgtgcacagacacacaaaagatATAAGAATATATGCACACAACTAGTATTATAAGCCTGGCTGGAGACAAGTCACACAGACTGTAGCTGGAGGCACACAGACATCTGTGTTAGTCAATACAGTGTGGCAAGTCCACACTATGAATACACCCCTCTAAACAAAGACGGGGTCCAGTGTCAGGTCCTTCACTCTCATT
The Chaetodon auriga isolate fChaAug3 chromosome 3, fChaAug3.hap1, whole genome shotgun sequence DNA segment above includes these coding regions:
- the bphl gene encoding valacyclovir hydrolase isoform X1 is translated as MALFLLGGRFFKCRTDIKRAMSAIQPYCSSVSSGRQHVNGVDLYYEQTGRGKHALLLLPGALGSTRTDFGPQLKSLNKERFTIVGWDPRGYGQSRPPDRDFPLDFFERDAKDAVDLMKALGFSKFSLLGWSDGGITALIAAAKNPDLIRKLVVWGANAFISQHDLELYNVVRDVSNWSVKMRKPMEELYGAQVFPKIWEAWVDGVAQFAKRPEGSICVEFLPLISSPTLIIHGERDPMVPNFHAQYLLKYIKGSRLHLIPEGKHNLHLKYADEFNKLVEDFLEK
- the bphl gene encoding valacyclovir hydrolase isoform X2, yielding MATTADHASSSVSSGRQHVNGVDLYYEQTGRGKHALLLLPGALGSTRTDFGPQLKSLNKERFTIVGWDPRGYGQSRPPDRDFPLDFFERDAKDAVDLMKALGFSKFSLLGWSDGGITALIAAAKNPDLIRKLVVWGANAFISQHDLELYNVVRDVSNWSVKMRKPMEELYGAQVFPKIWEAWVDGVAQFAKRPEGSICVEFLPLISSPTLIIHGERDPMVPNFHAQYLLKYIKGSRLHLIPEGKHNLHLKYADEFNKLVEDFLEK